Part of the Terriglobales bacterium genome, CGGGTCGCGGCGCCGGCGCTGCGCCGAGACCACCACCACCAGCAACAGTACCAGTATGCCGAGCCTGCGAAAATTCCGCATGGATCTCCTGCCTTTCATCACTTTGGCTTGGGCGCGAACATGGCCTCTAGGATCTGCTTGCGCACGGCGGCGATCCGGTCCACGGCCTCCTGCACCTCCGGCTGGTCTTCCAGCGCCAGGGTGCGACGGATGTCGTTCAGCCGGTGCTCGGCCTTGCGCAGGTGGATCTCGGTGTCCTTCATCTTGTGGCGACGTGCGATGGCGGCGTCCCGGGCCTTTTCGGCATACTGCACCGCCTCCTTGATCATCTTGTGGGCCTTCTCGACCTCCCCGGTCGTGAACAGCTGGTTGGCGTCCTCGATCTCACGGCTCACGACCTCCACGTAGAGCAGGGGCTTGCTGCTATCGGCGGCTGATTCCGCACGGGCTTTCATCTCCTGCAGCGGGAGCGGTTTCTTGTCCACCGCCGCACCCAGCAGGGGCAGCAAAACGGCGGCGACAACGAGAAGATTCCGCTTCACTTCTTTCTCTTTCCTTTGGGCTCGATGGCCAGCAGCCGGTGGCGCGCCTGCCATTCCTGCTCGGGATACTTCCCGCCCGAGAGTTCCAGGAACCTATGATAAGCGTCCGCGGCCTGGGGATACGCGCGCAGGTTGTCGTAGGAGGTGGCGCGCAGGAAGCAGGTGCCGGGCATCTCCGGCAGGTAGCGGGCGCGCTGGTCGAGCGCCCGGATCGCCAATTCATAATGCTTATTCTCCGCGGCCGCGACCGCCAGCTCGCCATAGGCGTCCGCCAGGCCGGGTCTGAGGCGCACCGCCTCCAGCAACTGCTCTTCCGCTTCAGCAAAGCGCTTCTGTTTCAGCAGAACGGATCCCAGGGAATAACGCAGCTCCGGGTCGTCCGGCTGCTGCTTCAGCAGTTCGCGGTAGCGGGCCTCGGCCTCGGGGAACCGGCTGTCGAAGGCGTCTGCCGCGGCCAGTTCGCGCAAGACGGCCGCGTCCGTGGGAGCAGTCTTGGCCGCGATCTCGAACTCTGCCCGGGCCTCGCTCGCGCGTCCCAGCTCGCGGAGCACTCGTCCCAGCTGGAGATGGGCGTTGACGTCGTTGGGGCTCAGACGCAGGAAGCTGCGCAGCGCCGTCTCCGCATCGGGGAGCCGCTTCAACCGCATGTAGACATTAGCCAATCCCGCGAGAGCGTCGGTGGAGCTCGGATCGAGCTCCACCGTAGCCTGGAATT contains:
- a CDS encoding tetratricopeptide repeat protein, encoding MGASKTILLLLALSLPLGAQTEGRHRTRTEAVQLGPSALVREAEFAIDRQDYAAAEPKLQQATAEDPKDYRAWFDLGFVYSSTDRKPQAIEAYRRSVELKPDVFESNLNLGVLLAASGSEEAEKYLRAATQLKPVSKPEQGQARAFLALGNFLESKSPTESLRAFQAASQLTPKDPAPHLSAGMLLEKQGDLLSAEKEFQATVELDPSSTDALAGLANVYMRLKRLPDAETALRSFLRLSPNDVNAHLQLGRVLRELGRASEARAEFEIAAKTAPTDAAVLRELAAADAFDSRFPEAEARYRELLKQQPDDPELRYSLGSVLLKQKRFAEAEEQLLEAVRLRPGLADAYGELAVAAAENKHYELAIRALDQRARYLPEMPGTCFLRATSYDNLRAYPQAADAYHRFLELSGGKYPEQEWQARHRLLAIEPKGKRKK